One region of Rubripirellula tenax genomic DNA includes:
- a CDS encoding AraC family transcriptional regulator: MSQAAKNKPREFQDSFFAQNPGIRQAFELYEYLPAVLFYAKDSDHRYIGANKRTLADVFGMESKEELLGRTDLEFQPPALAEAYHAEDRRVMEGGKIIPNQAWLVPHVRGTPSWYVSTKTPLFNPGGKVIGLAGAMYPVATGDDQMAFFQELSPVIEHMDANYTDSISMAAMAAKASLSPTQFNARFRAILRLSPTEYVLSRRIQHAQRLLTQTEKSIIDISSEVGFFDQSHFTKRFRRVTGLTPLGYRKRFR; the protein is encoded by the coding sequence ATGTCGCAAGCCGCCAAAAACAAGCCGCGTGAGTTTCAGGACTCCTTTTTTGCACAGAATCCTGGCATTCGGCAAGCATTCGAATTGTACGAATACCTTCCGGCGGTGCTTTTCTATGCCAAGGATTCCGATCACCGGTACATCGGCGCCAACAAGCGGACGCTGGCGGATGTGTTCGGCATGGAATCGAAGGAAGAATTGCTCGGAAGAACCGACCTCGAATTCCAACCGCCAGCACTCGCCGAGGCCTATCACGCCGAAGACCGACGAGTGATGGAGGGCGGGAAGATCATTCCCAACCAGGCGTGGTTGGTGCCCCACGTTCGTGGAACACCAAGTTGGTACGTTTCTACGAAAACGCCGTTGTTCAATCCTGGCGGAAAGGTGATCGGTCTAGCGGGAGCCATGTATCCGGTTGCCACGGGCGATGACCAAATGGCGTTTTTTCAAGAACTGTCGCCGGTCATCGAGCATATGGACGCGAACTACACCGATTCGATTTCGATGGCCGCGATGGCGGCCAAGGCGAGCCTTTCGCCGACCCAGTTCAATGCGAGATTCCGCGCCATCCTGCGACTTTCGCCGACCGAGTACGTGTTGTCGCGTCGCATCCAGCATGCCCAGCGACTGTTGACGCAAACCGAAAAGAGCATCATCGACATCAGCAGTGAAGTCGGCTTCTTTGACCAAAGCCACTTCACCAAACGCTTCCGCCGGGTGACGGGACTGACACCGCTTGGCTATCGAAAACGATTTCGATAG
- a CDS encoding DUF1553 domain-containing protein → MKKRKVAPHWIMTFSNAFVCLSLAGVVSADTVSFNRDVRPILSDRCFKCHGPDAANQESEFRVDTFDNATVDLGVYFGVVPGDLEKSELHVRIHDEDDPMPPEGSLKPLTDREREILDQWILQGAAFESHWAFTPLAEQIETPAMSEIGELADWQQGPIDQFIAKTLVAKKMEPAGAAPKNKWLRRVTFDLTGLPPTEDEINDYVADATPTAEEKVVDRLLASDAYAERMTSEWLDVARYADSYGYQQDTERFVWPYRDWVIDAYKQGMPYDQFITWQLAGDLLPSPTREQLLATTFNRLHSHQREGGVSVEEFRVENVSDRTHTVGTAMLGLTMECCRCHDHKYDPLTANDYYSFSAFFDNIDENGLISYFTPAVPTPAMPLPNDEQREKLDALTQELAKSEAALQQHLDGEAKTAFAAWLSERKTETLMPGHVTSLSFDEFKVVYEKPTEKRKNKKKADTKDAKQEDEPSEASEPKVDSKNFGLTNRFGPEAVTPSVNKLVEGHSGKAIELTGEDAVEIPEVGWFERHDPFSFSLWISSPEVEERAVIYRRSRGWDDAGSIGYELTREGSILSAKLCHFWPGDAIAVETTEPMEIDRWYHVAVTYDGSSRAAGLKIFVDGKAAKTVTVKDHLTRNISQWAENYDKVNYYELAIGSRYRDRGFVDGQVDDFDVFDREISAIEVAQLFDANALQGLMDKPVATLSRHDRKQLQEYFLLAADDESNQLRKAVRDARSAINAHMDSIPAIMIMRELDAPRQTYLLDRGVYDAKGEPVSPRTPTFLPPMSDEMPRNRLGLARWLTIPDHPLTSRVAVNRYWQLMFGQGLVLTPEDFGNQGEMPTHPELLDWLARDFVASGWDVRSMLRKIALSATYRQTAAVSQQQRDRDPTNRYYARGTGSRLSAEMIRDNVLATSGLLNDVVGGEPVKPYDLALAYTPLEIDKGEKLYRRSLYTFWKRASPTPVMMTLNAPSREVCRMKRELTDTPLQALVLLNGPQFIEASRVMAAELLDTYGESPVELAGDAFLRLTSRQPSQRETEILVEMYTKQFDEFSKHPELATEFLKTGQASVVTKASPAHLAAATVLVSSIMNLDECVRHQ, encoded by the coding sequence ATGAAAAAGCGAAAAGTCGCACCTCATTGGATCATGACGTTTTCAAACGCCTTCGTGTGTTTGAGCCTGGCGGGCGTGGTTAGCGCCGACACTGTCTCGTTCAACCGAGATGTGCGGCCGATCCTGTCGGACCGCTGCTTCAAGTGTCACGGGCCTGATGCCGCGAATCAGGAATCGGAGTTCCGCGTCGATACGTTCGACAATGCGACGGTCGATTTGGGTGTCTACTTTGGCGTTGTTCCCGGCGATCTTGAAAAGAGCGAATTGCACGTCCGGATTCACGATGAAGATGATCCGATGCCGCCGGAGGGATCGTTGAAGCCGTTGACGGACCGGGAACGAGAAATTTTGGATCAGTGGATTCTTCAGGGCGCAGCATTTGAATCGCACTGGGCGTTCACGCCGCTGGCCGAACAAATCGAAACGCCGGCGATGTCGGAAATTGGTGAACTGGCCGATTGGCAACAAGGCCCGATTGATCAGTTCATCGCTAAGACGCTGGTCGCCAAGAAGATGGAACCGGCCGGCGCGGCTCCCAAAAACAAATGGCTGCGCCGCGTGACGTTCGATCTGACCGGGTTGCCGCCGACCGAAGACGAAATCAATGACTACGTCGCCGACGCGACACCGACGGCGGAAGAGAAGGTCGTCGACCGTTTGCTTGCCAGCGATGCCTACGCCGAACGCATGACCAGTGAATGGTTGGACGTCGCTCGCTACGCCGATTCGTATGGGTACCAACAAGACACCGAACGATTCGTTTGGCCGTACCGTGATTGGGTCATCGACGCCTACAAACAAGGGATGCCGTACGACCAATTCATCACTTGGCAACTCGCCGGTGATCTTTTGCCTAGCCCGACGCGTGAGCAGTTGCTGGCGACGACATTCAATCGATTGCATTCACACCAACGCGAGGGCGGCGTATCGGTGGAAGAATTTCGCGTTGAAAACGTTTCCGACCGAACGCACACCGTCGGTACCGCGATGCTTGGGTTGACGATGGAATGTTGCCGCTGTCACGATCACAAATACGATCCGCTGACGGCGAATGACTATTATTCGTTCAGCGCATTTTTTGACAACATCGACGAAAACGGACTGATCTCTTACTTCACACCCGCCGTCCCCACGCCGGCGATGCCGCTGCCCAATGACGAGCAGCGGGAAAAGCTTGACGCCTTAACCCAAGAGTTGGCAAAGTCCGAAGCCGCGTTGCAACAGCACTTAGACGGCGAAGCGAAAACGGCGTTCGCTGCTTGGTTGAGTGAACGTAAGACCGAAACGCTGATGCCGGGTCATGTCACGTCGCTTTCGTTTGACGAATTCAAGGTTGTTTACGAAAAGCCGACTGAAAAACGAAAGAACAAGAAAAAAGCCGATACGAAGGATGCGAAGCAGGAGGACGAACCATCCGAAGCGTCGGAACCCAAAGTCGATTCCAAGAACTTTGGGCTGACGAACCGTTTTGGTCCCGAGGCGGTAACACCGTCGGTCAACAAGCTAGTGGAAGGCCATTCTGGGAAGGCGATCGAATTGACGGGCGAAGATGCGGTCGAGATTCCAGAAGTTGGTTGGTTCGAGCGTCACGATCCATTCTCGTTTTCGCTTTGGATTTCGTCACCTGAAGTCGAAGAACGAGCAGTCATCTATCGACGCTCACGTGGTTGGGACGATGCCGGTTCGATCGGATACGAACTGACTCGCGAAGGCAGCATCCTGAGCGCAAAGCTGTGCCATTTTTGGCCCGGTGATGCGATCGCGGTCGAGACGACCGAGCCCATGGAGATCGATCGATGGTACCACGTCGCCGTCACCTACGACGGTTCAAGTCGCGCCGCGGGGCTGAAGATTTTCGTGGACGGAAAGGCAGCCAAAACCGTGACGGTGAAAGACCATTTGACCCGTAACATTAGCCAATGGGCGGAAAACTACGACAAGGTCAACTACTACGAACTGGCGATCGGGTCTCGCTATCGCGATCGCGGTTTCGTGGATGGTCAAGTCGATGACTTTGACGTTTTTGATCGCGAAATCAGCGCGATCGAAGTGGCACAGTTATTTGACGCAAACGCATTACAGGGCTTGATGGACAAACCGGTTGCCACGCTGTCTCGTCACGATCGAAAACAATTGCAAGAGTACTTCTTGTTGGCCGCAGACGACGAATCGAATCAGTTGCGAAAAGCCGTTCGCGATGCCCGGTCGGCCATCAATGCGCACATGGATTCGATTCCCGCCATCATGATCATGCGAGAACTTGACGCTCCACGACAGACTTATCTTCTTGATCGCGGCGTCTACGATGCGAAGGGCGAACCGGTATCGCCGCGCACGCCCACATTCCTGCCGCCGATGTCGGACGAAATGCCACGCAACAGACTCGGCTTGGCACGTTGGTTGACCATCCCTGACCATCCGCTGACTTCGCGTGTGGCCGTCAATCGTTACTGGCAATTGATGTTCGGACAGGGACTTGTTCTAACGCCGGAAGACTTTGGCAATCAAGGTGAAATGCCGACGCACCCAGAACTGTTGGATTGGCTTGCCCGAGACTTCGTCGCATCCGGCTGGGACGTTCGTTCGATGCTTCGCAAGATCGCATTATCGGCAACTTACCGCCAAACCGCTGCGGTTTCGCAGCAGCAACGCGATCGAGATCCCACGAACCGCTACTACGCCCGTGGCACAGGGTCACGGTTGTCGGCCGAGATGATTCGTGACAACGTCCTTGCGACCAGCGGACTCCTCAACGACGTCGTGGGTGGTGAACCGGTCAAGCCCTACGACTTGGCGTTGGCCTACACGCCTCTTGAGATCGACAAAGGGGAAAAGCTCTATCGCCGAAGCCTGTACACGTTTTGGAAACGTGCTTCACCGACCCCAGTCATGATGACGCTTAACGCCCCCAGTCGCGAAGTTTGCCGCATGAAACGCGAGTTGACGGACACACCGTTGCAAGCACTTGTGTTGCTAAACGGTCCGCAATTCATCGAAGCCTCGCGAGTCATGGCGGCTGAATTGCTTGACACGTACGGCGAGAGCCCGGTGGAACTTGCAGGCGATGCGTTCTTGCGTCTGACGTCAAGACAGCCAAGTCAACGAGAGACGGAGATTCTGGTTGAAATGTACACGAAACAATTCGACGAATTTTCGAAGCATCCGGAACTGGCAACCGAGTTTTTGAAGACCGGCCAGGCTTCCGTTGTAACGAAGGCGAGTCCGGCACATCTGGCCGCGGCTACTGTCTTGGTCAGTTCCATCATGAACCTTGACGAGTGTGTGAGGCACCAATGA
- a CDS encoding DUF1501 domain-containing protein — translation MNKSIQHVCTGNDINPLSRRQWLSQLGYGIGSMALGSLLQQDMAMGASSSAEAAIEAGMHHAPKAKRIIFLFQSGAPSQMDLFDYKPVLNERDGQELPASIRMGQRLTGMSAHQATLPIVGSPFKFSQHGESGTWMSDLLPHTAKIADELCVIKSMNTEAINHGPGVTMMQTGSQFPGRPSMGAWSWYGLGSENEDLPAFVVMVSKERGGQPLFARLWGSGFLPGKYDGVELRSDEDAVLYLNSPEGIRQSSRRSALDGLAKLHQLQYESTLDPAIENRIAQYEMAFRMQTSIPEVTDISGESKQTLELYGDDVTKPGSFAANCLRARRLAQRGVRFIQLYQPGWDHHANLPGSIKHSCKITDQPTAGLIQDLKNHGLLEDTLVIWGGEFGRTSYCQGKITPGNFGRDHHPRCFTMWMAGGGVKPGYTHGETDEFSYNLVSGGVHIHDLHATILHQMGIDHERLTFRYQGRDFRLTDVHGHVVKELIA, via the coding sequence ATGAATAAATCAATTCAACACGTTTGCACCGGCAACGACATCAACCCGCTATCTCGCCGCCAATGGTTAAGCCAACTTGGCTATGGGATCGGCTCGATGGCGTTGGGCAGTCTGCTGCAGCAGGACATGGCCATGGGGGCTTCGTCGTCCGCGGAAGCGGCTATCGAGGCGGGGATGCACCATGCGCCGAAAGCCAAACGAATCATCTTTTTGTTTCAATCGGGCGCTCCGTCGCAAATGGATTTGTTCGACTACAAGCCAGTGCTGAACGAACGCGATGGCCAAGAATTGCCCGCTTCGATTCGCATGGGTCAACGTTTGACCGGCATGAGTGCCCACCAGGCAACGTTGCCAATCGTCGGTTCGCCGTTCAAGTTTTCACAGCACGGCGAGAGTGGAACGTGGATGAGCGATCTGTTGCCACACACGGCAAAGATTGCCGACGAACTGTGTGTGATCAAGTCAATGAACACTGAGGCGATCAACCATGGTCCAGGTGTCACGATGATGCAAACCGGGTCGCAGTTCCCTGGCCGGCCCAGCATGGGCGCATGGTCGTGGTATGGACTGGGCAGCGAGAACGAAGACCTGCCCGCGTTTGTCGTCATGGTATCGAAGGAACGTGGCGGCCAACCGTTATTCGCAAGACTATGGGGCAGCGGTTTTTTGCCCGGCAAGTACGACGGAGTCGAACTGCGATCCGATGAAGATGCTGTCTTGTATCTGAATTCGCCCGAAGGGATTCGGCAATCGAGTCGCCGAAGTGCGTTGGATGGACTCGCCAAACTTCACCAATTGCAATACGAATCGACTTTGGATCCGGCCATCGAGAATCGCATCGCTCAGTATGAGATGGCGTTCCGCATGCAGACGTCGATCCCTGAAGTGACCGATATTTCGGGCGAATCGAAACAAACGCTTGAACTCTACGGCGATGATGTTACCAAGCCAGGTTCGTTTGCCGCGAACTGTTTGCGCGCTCGCCGCTTGGCCCAGCGCGGTGTTCGCTTCATTCAACTGTATCAACCCGGTTGGGATCACCATGCAAACTTGCCTGGGTCGATCAAGCATTCGTGCAAGATTACGGATCAACCAACGGCTGGCTTGATCCAAGATCTCAAGAACCACGGGTTGCTCGAAGACACGTTGGTGATTTGGGGCGGCGAGTTCGGCCGCACCAGTTATTGCCAAGGCAAGATCACGCCGGGAAACTTTGGTCGCGACCATCACCCACGTTGCTTCACAATGTGGATGGCCGGCGGCGGCGTTAAACCCGGTTACACGCACGGCGAGACCGACGAATTCAGTTACAACCTGGTATCGGGCGGCGTCCACATTCACGATCTGCACGCAACGATTCTGCATCAGATGGGCATCGATCACGAACGTCTGACCTTCCGATATCAAGGTCGTGATTTCCGCCTGACCGATGTGCATGGTCATGTGGTGAAAGAACTGATTGCCTAG
- a CDS encoding alpha/beta fold hydrolase encodes MSRNFGFLVLALTVAVATADDGPSDWSHQVELPTGETAIELFNGHDLTGWKGLKKYFSVVDQSIRAANDEPVSHGTYLFSDQAFREFRLLLEVKQNRSKGYSIMHSAVAALGERFTDPGSEFAFKGPLLMFCHDWGIWGAYTRGRIFPSDQKGPMMEVPWEKDGEWNQIEILVVGNRIRMVANGTVVIDHTETKDELKKCPIALQLHNNKEPQEFHFRGLVAVENPADELLTVKKDDIGVSTVVPSNVVIVHGAWGGAHHWKAVADSLSHDRAMDVRRITLTGLGERSHLASRDVDLPTHIQDVVNAIEFDDLSNVVMIGHSYGGVVVSGVVDAIPERISRVIYMDAHLLDDGESYLTHHTELKEKLVDRADQDGEGWQLPVDWANPMRDTPHPLATLLQPIHLQNPDGAKVQSSYWLFTDGGKPEADERHFYYQRAQQRGWPVKTFSWDHNPHRSRPDDVVAELAKLLKDPT; translated from the coding sequence ATGTCGCGGAATTTTGGATTTCTTGTACTGGCGTTGACGGTCGCCGTTGCCACGGCGGATGACGGCCCATCGGACTGGAGCCACCAAGTCGAACTCCCCACGGGTGAGACCGCGATCGAGTTATTCAACGGGCATGATCTGACCGGGTGGAAGGGGCTAAAGAAGTACTTTTCGGTCGTCGACCAGTCCATTCGCGCAGCCAACGACGAACCAGTTTCGCACGGCACGTATTTGTTTTCGGATCAAGCATTCCGCGAATTCCGTCTGTTGTTGGAGGTGAAACAAAACCGCAGCAAGGGTTATTCGATCATGCACTCTGCGGTCGCCGCGCTAGGAGAACGCTTCACGGACCCCGGCAGCGAGTTTGCGTTCAAGGGGCCGTTATTAATGTTCTGTCATGACTGGGGCATCTGGGGCGCATACACACGAGGTCGTATCTTTCCGTCCGATCAGAAAGGTCCGATGATGGAAGTGCCGTGGGAAAAAGATGGCGAATGGAATCAAATCGAAATTTTGGTCGTCGGCAATCGCATTCGGATGGTTGCCAACGGCACCGTCGTGATCGATCACACCGAAACGAAAGACGAACTAAAAAAGTGTCCGATCGCGTTACAACTTCATAACAACAAAGAGCCACAGGAGTTTCATTTCCGAGGCTTGGTCGCCGTTGAGAATCCAGCGGATGAACTGCTGACGGTGAAGAAAGATGACATCGGAGTATCGACCGTCGTCCCATCCAATGTCGTTATCGTGCACGGTGCATGGGGTGGTGCTCATCATTGGAAAGCGGTTGCCGATTCGCTATCACATGATCGTGCGATGGATGTTCGACGCATCACGCTGACGGGACTGGGCGAGCGATCCCATTTGGCGTCTCGCGATGTTGATCTTCCAACGCACATTCAAGATGTGGTCAATGCGATCGAGTTCGACGACTTGAGCAACGTCGTCATGATCGGACATAGCTACGGCGGCGTCGTCGTGTCGGGTGTGGTCGACGCCATTCCCGAGCGCATCTCCCGAGTCATCTACATGGACGCGCATTTGCTGGACGATGGCGAATCGTATTTGACGCATCACACAGAGTTGAAAGAAAAGTTGGTGGATCGAGCCGACCAAGATGGTGAAGGATGGCAATTGCCGGTTGACTGGGCTAATCCGATGCGAGACACGCCGCATCCCTTGGCGACGCTGTTACAGCCAATCCACTTGCAGAATCCCGACGGTGCGAAGGTACAGTCGTCGTATTGGCTCTTCACCGATGGCGGGAAGCCTGAAGCAGACGAACGGCACTTTTACTATCAACGTGCCCAGCAACGAGGTTGGCCCGTAAAAACATTCTCGTGGGACCATAATCCGCACCGAAGTCGCCCCGATGACGTGGTTGCCGAGTTGGCCAAGTTGTTGAAGGACCCAACGTAA
- a CDS encoding family 43 glycosylhydrolase, giving the protein MIHRILLLSAMVVSFTTIAKAQSFGGVVSDSETSAPIPNVTVLQLEDNITATTGQDGSFKIEGGGEGAKTLRFISEGYVFDEKRRIAPTNTITVSLRKTKKSAASIREEGYIANGCEITNPEKPEWNIRFEHSPLKGDLAPDPNFTRRDPSAVIFVNDKYYVWYSYSLTHNTDKEAPWDLNDLYFATSSDGETWEEKGPAVMRGAEGEFDHRSVFTTEIFVHDGVYYLVYQAAADLDGVYNRNFVGMSQASSPDGPWTKLKEPVLRPTYVNTPYFDNNAVHDPCLIHYNDKFYLYYKGECNCFDCEGCERWCNPICGLKKQVKWGVAIADSPTGPFVKSEFNPITNTGHEVMVWKYGTGVAILQHQDGPEAKTIQYAEDGVNFEIMGNAIDMPEAAGLFRPSDPENTPHAGVDWGLSHVLKWNAGPKGWMYIQKYKKIK; this is encoded by the coding sequence ATGATTCATCGAATATTGCTTCTCTCCGCAATGGTCGTTTCTTTTACAACCATCGCCAAAGCTCAGTCTTTTGGAGGCGTTGTTTCGGATTCCGAAACCTCTGCTCCGATTCCAAACGTGACGGTGCTTCAGTTGGAAGACAACATCACCGCAACGACCGGTCAAGATGGATCTTTCAAGATCGAGGGCGGCGGTGAGGGTGCTAAAACGCTGCGATTCATTTCCGAAGGCTACGTATTCGATGAAAAGCGGCGCATTGCACCCACCAACACGATCACCGTTTCGTTGCGAAAGACAAAAAAGAGCGCCGCGAGCATCCGGGAAGAAGGCTATATCGCCAACGGTTGTGAAATCACGAACCCCGAAAAGCCCGAATGGAATATTCGTTTCGAGCACTCACCGTTGAAGGGTGATTTGGCGCCGGACCCCAACTTCACACGCCGCGATCCGAGTGCCGTCATTTTCGTCAATGACAAGTACTACGTTTGGTATTCGTACAGCCTGACGCACAACACCGACAAGGAAGCGCCTTGGGATTTGAACGATCTCTATTTCGCGACATCGAGTGACGGAGAGACTTGGGAAGAAAAAGGGCCAGCAGTGATGCGAGGGGCCGAGGGCGAGTTCGACCACCGGTCCGTTTTCACGACGGAAATTTTCGTCCACGACGGCGTCTATTATCTGGTCTATCAAGCGGCTGCTGATCTGGACGGAGTTTACAATCGCAACTTTGTCGGCATGTCCCAAGCAAGTTCACCAGACGGGCCTTGGACCAAACTAAAGGAGCCTGTGCTTCGACCGACGTACGTGAACACTCCATATTTTGACAACAACGCCGTTCATGATCCCTGCTTGATTCACTACAACGACAAGTTCTATCTGTACTACAAAGGCGAGTGCAATTGTTTCGATTGCGAGGGTTGCGAACGCTGGTGCAACCCCATTTGCGGATTGAAAAAGCAAGTGAAGTGGGGCGTCGCCATCGCGGACAGTCCGACGGGACCGTTTGTTAAATCGGAATTCAATCCAATCACCAACACGGGTCACGAAGTGATGGTTTGGAAATACGGGACGGGAGTTGCGATCCTGCAGCACCAAGATGGCCCGGAAGCTAAGACGATTCAGTATGCCGAAGACGGTGTTAATTTTGAAATCATGGGCAACGCCATCGACATGCCCGAAGCTGCGGGATTGTTTCGCCCTTCGGATCCCGAAAACACGCCGCATGCCGGCGTGGATTGGGGACTCAGCCACGTGCTGAAATGGAACGCGGGGCCAAAGGGGTGGATGTACATTCAAAAGTACAAGAAGATCAAGTGA